The following proteins are co-located in the Paludibaculum fermentans genome:
- a CDS encoding PEP-CTERM sorting domain-containing protein has protein sequence MKSNGLRRVSALCVTAFALASVAQGASITGQAGFLGGALGTWSVQFNSGDPAVTLEQLVITLPATYKFDTQGGGFGYLLSQDFVKLTGGATATGLTPNTAASRDGSGALTIVFSGFNTASGAFTFDIDVDGTTTLQPTNNCAGKSGIALAQCIASNVPINAANLIASTAASLVDGTEIAGTTIAATFGRPGLNPLTLHTVLSRTGTLTAQGSFSGTMVPEPGTYGLMGTGLLGLLWAARRRRRS, from the coding sequence ATGAAATCTAATGGTCTGCGAAGAGTCTCTGCTCTTTGCGTTACAGCGTTTGCGCTTGCATCGGTCGCGCAGGGCGCGAGCATCACCGGTCAAGCGGGCTTTCTGGGTGGTGCGCTGGGCACCTGGTCCGTGCAGTTCAACTCCGGTGACCCCGCTGTCACACTGGAACAGCTGGTTATTACACTGCCTGCTACCTATAAGTTCGACACACAGGGTGGCGGATTTGGGTACTTGCTGTCCCAGGATTTCGTGAAGCTCACTGGTGGGGCCACCGCCACAGGGCTGACGCCGAACACCGCGGCGAGCCGCGACGGTTCCGGTGCCCTCACAATCGTTTTCTCCGGCTTCAACACCGCCTCCGGCGCGTTCACTTTTGATATCGACGTGGACGGAACAACGACACTGCAGCCCACCAACAATTGCGCCGGCAAAAGCGGCATCGCGCTGGCCCAGTGCATCGCGTCAAACGTTCCGATCAACGCCGCGAATCTCATCGCTTCCACCGCCGCCTCGCTCGTGGATGGCACGGAGATTGCCGGCACAACCATTGCCGCAACCTTCGGCCGGCCCGGCCTGAATCCCCTGACGCTCCACACTGTTCTGTCGAGGACCGGTACCCTCACGGCCCAGGGCTCGTTCAGCGGGACGATGGTTCCCGAACCCGGCACCTACGGCCTGATGGGCACTGGTCTCCTCGGGTTGCTCTGGGCGGCTCGCCGCCGTCGCCGCAGCTAG
- a CDS encoding TonB-dependent receptor: MTSFWSRSAYFICLSLFTAAWGQDPTGVVEGRVMDRSGSMLGNAHVAVRNLTTGLVQETISSQGGLFRFPPLPVGTYTLTAEAPQFSKYTQTPVQVNVSSTLRVDIELDLASVHETVTVTGDAQVVDTTTNTLGKVVSGREVLDLPLNGRNFTQLGLLQTGVAPLTAGVATAGGSLRQGQAYAVNGMRPESNLYLLDGAQNINRMDGGYALKIPVDAIAEFRILTQSAPPEYGGTSGATTSVVTRSGGNQFHGGVYEFLRNDRLDARNFFSQDVEPLKQNQFGGTVGGPLKKDKLFFFGYYEGFRNKQGFTNSATVPTAQQHNGDFSDLGVQLINFAAGGVPIPGNKIPVQALNPVALNVVNLYPIGNISPSIYRATVVATNFFDQAGGRVDLVATAKDQLSVRYSFSGGYDINPISVRGSEVPGFPTRNDITTHSAALASTHVFTPALSNSLRLTFFRYSFDFDTRLNRTPPSALGFKYNSASDLGQGPPFFNISGYSPIGGAITGPRDSVQNSYEVQEGLSWFRGAHSLKFGGGFVRTQLNMFQAIAPNAFYVFASTFPTNNAIANLLLGGPVTFYQGLGDFHRGLRMWGTNLYAQDEWRLSRHFTLNYGVRYERLNPIRELRQRVNAFVPGVQSTVRPDAPKGLLFPGDRGIAEGIAQSYNGWMPRVGFAWDPTGQGVWSVRSSYGLFYDQFQNGSGTASQGPVSSLPWAQFNQYSGTGLNFADPYAGRVYPPADTFVRPSTVFAIDPTARPPYAQNWNLSVQRSLWSQYLVEVRYVGSKGTRLPRNIEANPAVYGPGATAQNADRRRVYANCPADGGSCDFSTIAMLSNITNSTYHAAQASLSRRYNGGFGFNVSYWYSKSLDYLSAMNLSGAAAKPLSGENDLAQNPFNLAAEHGPSLFDARQRFVASGSWEPKVRKSAPAAMRHAVNGWQLNLIAIHNTATPFTISDSTNVSLQANSPPISGFAASRPDAVSDPNAGPHTVDEWMSRSAFARLNPVTQAGQFGNAGRNTGRGPAVTNFDVSLVRNFRLTEAMRLQFRAESFNVANHANFGLPVSDLNSTNFGRIFSAAPPRLMQFALKLNF; the protein is encoded by the coding sequence ATGACATCCTTCTGGTCCAGGTCTGCTTATTTCATTTGTCTCTCCCTGTTCACTGCCGCGTGGGGGCAAGACCCTACCGGAGTGGTGGAGGGCCGCGTCATGGACCGGTCCGGGAGTATGCTGGGCAACGCGCACGTTGCCGTGAGGAACCTGACGACGGGCCTCGTCCAGGAGACGATCTCGTCGCAAGGCGGGCTGTTCCGGTTTCCGCCGCTGCCGGTGGGGACTTACACGCTGACGGCCGAGGCTCCACAGTTCTCGAAGTATACACAGACGCCGGTCCAGGTAAACGTTAGCAGCACGCTGCGCGTGGACATCGAGCTGGATCTGGCCAGCGTACACGAAACGGTGACGGTGACCGGCGATGCGCAGGTGGTAGACACCACCACCAACACACTGGGCAAGGTGGTGAGCGGACGGGAAGTGCTGGACCTGCCTTTGAACGGCCGCAACTTCACGCAGTTGGGACTGCTGCAGACCGGCGTGGCTCCGCTAACCGCCGGTGTGGCGACCGCGGGCGGCTCGCTGCGGCAGGGGCAGGCCTACGCCGTGAACGGCATGCGTCCGGAGTCGAATCTCTACCTGCTGGATGGGGCACAGAACATCAACCGCATGGACGGCGGGTATGCGCTGAAGATCCCAGTGGACGCGATTGCGGAGTTCCGGATCCTGACGCAAAGCGCTCCGCCGGAGTACGGCGGCACGAGCGGAGCGACCACAAGTGTCGTAACTCGGTCCGGCGGGAATCAGTTTCATGGTGGCGTGTATGAGTTCCTGCGCAACGACAGGCTGGACGCCCGCAACTTCTTCTCCCAGGACGTGGAGCCGCTGAAGCAGAACCAGTTCGGCGGGACGGTGGGTGGTCCTTTGAAGAAGGACAAGCTGTTCTTCTTCGGCTACTACGAAGGGTTCCGGAACAAGCAGGGCTTTACGAACTCGGCCACGGTACCGACGGCGCAGCAGCACAACGGCGACTTCTCCGACCTGGGCGTGCAACTGATCAATTTCGCGGCGGGCGGCGTGCCCATTCCGGGCAACAAGATTCCGGTGCAGGCCCTGAATCCGGTGGCCCTGAATGTGGTCAATCTCTATCCCATTGGGAACATCTCGCCGTCGATCTACCGGGCGACGGTGGTGGCTACGAACTTCTTCGACCAGGCGGGTGGGCGCGTGGACCTGGTGGCCACGGCGAAGGACCAGCTTTCGGTCCGGTATTCTTTCTCGGGCGGCTACGACATCAATCCGATCTCGGTGCGCGGGTCAGAGGTGCCGGGCTTCCCGACGCGCAATGACATCACCACGCACTCGGCGGCACTGGCCAGCACGCACGTGTTCACGCCGGCGCTGAGCAACTCCCTGCGCCTGACCTTCTTCCGCTACAGCTTCGATTTCGATACGCGCCTGAACCGGACGCCACCCAGCGCTTTGGGGTTCAAATACAACTCGGCTTCCGACCTGGGGCAGGGGCCGCCGTTCTTCAACATCAGCGGCTACTCGCCCATCGGCGGCGCCATCACGGGGCCGCGCGATTCCGTGCAGAACAGCTATGAGGTGCAGGAGGGGCTGTCCTGGTTCCGCGGCGCCCACTCGCTGAAGTTCGGCGGCGGGTTTGTCCGGACCCAATTGAACATGTTCCAGGCTATTGCTCCGAACGCGTTTTACGTCTTTGCCTCGACCTTCCCGACGAACAATGCCATCGCGAACCTGCTGCTGGGCGGGCCTGTGACGTTCTACCAGGGCCTGGGCGACTTCCATCGCGGGCTGCGCATGTGGGGCACGAACCTCTACGCGCAGGACGAGTGGCGGCTCTCGCGGCACTTCACGTTGAACTACGGCGTGCGCTACGAGCGGCTGAACCCGATCAGGGAATTGCGGCAGCGGGTGAACGCGTTTGTGCCGGGCGTGCAGTCGACGGTACGGCCGGACGCTCCGAAGGGGCTGCTGTTCCCGGGCGATCGCGGCATTGCGGAAGGGATTGCGCAGAGCTACAACGGCTGGATGCCGCGAGTGGGTTTTGCCTGGGATCCGACGGGGCAGGGCGTGTGGTCGGTGCGTTCCAGTTACGGGTTGTTCTATGACCAGTTCCAGAACGGCTCGGGCACGGCCTCGCAGGGGCCGGTGAGTTCGCTGCCGTGGGCGCAGTTCAATCAATACAGCGGAACCGGCCTGAACTTCGCGGATCCGTATGCCGGGCGGGTTTACCCTCCGGCTGACACGTTTGTCCGGCCGTCCACCGTGTTTGCGATTGACCCGACGGCGCGTCCGCCTTATGCGCAGAACTGGAACCTGAGCGTGCAGAGGTCGCTGTGGTCGCAGTACCTGGTGGAGGTGCGGTATGTGGGTTCGAAGGGCACCCGGCTGCCGCGCAACATCGAAGCGAACCCGGCGGTGTATGGACCCGGGGCTACGGCCCAGAATGCCGACCGACGGCGGGTATATGCGAACTGCCCGGCCGATGGCGGTTCGTGCGACTTCTCGACCATCGCGATGCTTTCCAACATCACGAATTCGACCTATCATGCGGCGCAGGCGAGCCTCTCGCGGCGCTACAACGGCGGCTTCGGGTTCAACGTCTCCTACTGGTATTCGAAGTCGCTGGATTACCTGTCGGCGATGAATCTGTCGGGTGCCGCGGCCAAGCCGCTTTCGGGCGAGAACGACCTGGCGCAGAATCCGTTCAACCTGGCGGCGGAGCACGGGCCGTCGCTGTTCGATGCCCGGCAGCGGTTCGTCGCCAGCGGAAGCTGGGAGCCGAAGGTCCGCAAGAGCGCTCCGGCCGCCATGCGGCATGCCGTGAACGGCTGGCAGTTGAACCTGATCGCGATTCACAATACGGCGACGCCGTTCACCATTTCCGACTCGACCAACGTGTCGCTGCAGGCGAACAGCCCGCCGATCTCCGGGTTCGCGGCGAGCCGTCCGGACGCGGTGAGCGATCCGAATGCGGGTCCGCACACGGTGGATGAGTGGATGAGCCGGTCGGCGTTTGCGCGGCTGAACCCGGTGACGCAGGCAGGCCAGTTTGGGAATGCGGGCCGCAATACGGGCCGGGGCCCGGCGGTGACGAACTTCGACGTATCGCTGGTGCGCAATTTCCGGCTGACTGAGGCGATGCGGCTGCAGTTCCGTGCGGAGTCGTTCAACGTGGCGAATCATGCCAACTTCGGCCTGCCGGTATCGGATCTGAATTCGACGAATTTCGGGCGCATCTTCAGCGCGGCTCCGCCGAGGCTGATGCAGTTTGCGCTGAAGCTGAACTTCTAG